A section of the Acanthochromis polyacanthus isolate Apoly-LR-REF ecotype Palm Island chromosome 13, KAUST_Apoly_ChrSc, whole genome shotgun sequence genome encodes:
- the brca2 gene encoding breast cancer type 2 susceptibility protein isoform X2 — translation MEKSFPETVGGLCLTPEQVLLQLKYRYDVEVDHSRRPALRKIMEKDDTSAKTLILCVCEIVSRGHSPNRRISSDTKNLQSGDAKVDAPSAVVWLTDGWYAIKAQLDDPLTAMLHKGRLAVGDKLIIHGAQLVGSQDACSPLEAPESLMLKICANSSRPARWDAKLGFHRDPRPFLLPVSSLYSNGGPVGCVDIIILRSYPIQWMERKPDGGVVFRSVRAEEKEARRHNNHKQKAMETLFTKIQSEFEKEDKGNNKPQRRRQTRSRQNIASLQDGEELYEAVGDDPAYLEAHLSIQQLETLHTYRRSLVEKQQAELQDRYRRALEAEDNEGSCLKRDVTPVWRLCITDSMGQPGSVYQLSLWRPTSDLQSLLKEGRRYKVYNLTTSDGKKRSSVESVQLTGTKKTQFEDLQGSQEWLSARFQPRVSTNFMTLQNPEFQPLCGEVDLSGYVISVIDGQGSSPALYLADGNLNFVKVRCFSSLSQSGLEDVVRPNVLLALSNLQLRGQSMHPTPVVYAGDLTVFSTNPKEAHLQESLSQLKTMLQRHENFSLSAEEKLSHLIRSDGLSSITSPALQPQTPASATDKGQETKTSGTFQKPVRSLGSFTPVSRNPPAATSSAEKDPRSLKRRRALDYLSRIPSPPPLSHLGSVGSPCVNKTFNPPRRSATPSTLKTVQTPAHKSTDSLIEDEWVHDEELAMIDTQALHGGDLL, via the exons ATGGAAAAATCCTTCCCAGAGACAGTGGGCGGCCTCTGTCTCACACCAGAGCAGGTTCTCCTGCAACTTAAGTACAG ATATGATGTAGAGGTGGATCACAGCCGCAGGCCAGCTCTGAGAAAGATCATGGAAAAGGACGACACATCAGCCAAAACCCTGATTCTCTGCGTTTGTGAGATTGTGTCCAGAGGTCACTCCCCAAACAGACGGATTAGCAGTGACACCAAGAATCTACAAAGTGGCGATGCCAAGGTCGACGCTCCATCTGCAGTCGTTTGGCTGACAGATGGTTGGTATGCCATAAAAGCCCAGCTGGATGATCCTCTGACTGCCATGCTTCACAAAGGTCGACTGGCTGTTGGTGACAAATTGATCATCCATGGAGCTCAGCTGGTGGGATCACAAGATGCTTGCTCCCCTCTGGAGGCGCCTGAATCTCTCATGTTAAAG ATTTGTGCTAATAGCAGCAGACCTGCGCGTTGGGATGCAAAATTGGGATTTCACAGGGATCCACGGCCATTTCTGCTTCCAGTCTCCTCTTTGTACAGCAACGGAGGTCCAGTAGGATGTGTTGACATCATCATACTGAGAAGCTACCCCATACAG tggatGGAGAGGAAACCAGATGGAGGTGTTGTGTTCCGTTCTGTTCGTGCAGAAGAGAAAGAGGCGAGacgacacaacaaccacaaacaaaaagcCATGGAAACTCTATTTACCAAGATTCAGTCGGAGTTTGAAAAAGAGGACAAAG GGAATAATAAACCTCAACGAAGAAGACAAACAAGGAGTCGTCAGAATATTGCAAGTCTGCAGGATGGAGAGGAACTGTATGAAGCTGTGGGAGATGACCCGGCTTACCTTGAG GCTCATTTGAGCATACAACAGTTGGAGActcttcacacctacaggcgtTCCCTGGTGGAGAAGCAACAGGCTGAACTCCAGGATCGATATCGTCGTGCTCTGGAAGCCGAGGATAACGAAGGGAGCTGTCTCAAACGAGATGTTACACCTGTGTGGAGACTCTGCATCACTGACTCTATGGGCCAACCTGGCAGTG TTTACCAGTTGAGTCTTTGGCGGCCCACCTCGGATCTTCAGTCACTACTGAAGGAAGGTCGTCGATACAAAGTGTATAACCTCACAACTTCAGACGGAAAGAAACGCAGCAGTGTTGAATCTGTTCAGCTCACTGggacaaagaaaacacagtttgaagATCTACAG GGTTCCCAGGAATGGTTATCAGCACGTTTCCAGCCAAGGGTCTCAACAAATTTTATGACTCTTCAAAACCCAGAATTCCAGCCACTGTGTGGAGAGGTTGATCTCTCAGGATACGTCATTAGTGTCATAGACGGACAGG GTTCTTCTCCTGCATTGTATTTGGCCGATGGTAACCTGAACTTTGTGAAAGTGCGCTGTTTCAGCAGCTTGTCTCAGTCTGGCCTGGAAGATGTAGTAAGACCAAATGTCCTGTTGGCTCTGAGCAACCTGCAGCTGAGAGGTCAGTCCATGCATCCCACGCCTGTTGTATATGCAGGAGATCTGACTGTCTTCTCTACAAACCCCAAGGAAGCTCATCTTCAAGAATCCCTCAGCCAGCTCAAAACTATGCTCCAG CGTCATGAGAACTTCTCTCTAAGTGCTGAAGAGAAGCTTTCACATTTAATCAGATCTGATGGCCTCAGCTCCATCACTTCTCCAGCTCTGCAACCACAAACCCCAGCTTCTGCAACGGACAAaggacaagaaacaaaaacgaGT GGGACTTTTCAGAAGCCAGTCAGAAGCCTTGGATCTTTCACACCTGTCAGCAGGAACCCTCCAGCAGCGACATCTTCAGCAGAAAAAGACCCCAGAAGCCTGAAAAGAAGGAGAGCTCTGGACTATCTGTCTCGTATCccatctccaccacctctttcCCACCTGGGCTCAGTGGGTTCTCCATGTGTAAATAAGACGTTCAATCCCCCACGGAGGTCTGCGACTCCCAGCACTTTAAAAACCGTACAGACTCCAGCTCACAAATCCACCGACTCACTGATTGAGGATGAATGGGTTCATGATGAGGAACTGGCTATGATTGATACTCAGGCATTGCATGGTGGTGATTTACTGTAG
- the brca2 gene encoding breast cancer type 2 susceptibility protein isoform X1: protein MDSPSKDMYDTFKDEIWKELGPLDPNWFDVLTAQTSANEEDVSDQDELCANQEGNFKTPLEKPTVDSQLFSTPKVFRHSRILSPETEDEQSFNTEQEKETLPWSTTQSPCLFRMSKQGILDVKYGDVQPQSQGSFDLLHTPHKSPVSFAKHISESLGAQINPDISWTSSFNTPPALPSTLILSKTDESPCPVSVSVDNTVVFVRKLFPSLSNVSKVEAAPLKNNDIPTADQGAVSSDDSLQTSLNQNEGVWQQKLPDAIEEGEVRTTVASVLDGAENVLSIFFANSSSALRKVKPNNTKRKQIIAAKEHGCSSTDKLTTNNAASCEKRAADREPGSVSSSPPEKPGDAGITQWSPLSLSEIPPSAVHNNILTGQLKSGSDSGQPVMPPIKTTDSGLNNKKRKFVYTVGTMKTQSQGNEAQSQKMISSPGIQDSGQELSVKRLGKASGGADCCSTGQKLGNLGGENLPPSVQANVHYLDMSQLHRDFAQDFSQMPDSGILSKVAEDTRTHFSPSACLSAMKQAKQKAKQGSSHSDCGDVSSRRLVSASNQNFSIHEGTVIDSGFQSAVTDVTHTSASSFAVPFSENTGQSQQCSGFKTDIHRTTPLPSTNKGNGKVRLNDEAKAELSSAQKERRIVDPGTETGSHMEGIATQLLRSANGAVSSTNCIPLNGQIHGSLPKQTAFSLPSVSASGFKTASNKSIRISSANLEKAKHLFEESQNERTFRDQLTKSDHTTKQKIGTSNGPVKNTTSTSNLNSLSETSGDVSCQLTASQKADVTELCTLLEETDSQFEFTQVKIPQVQQHCQDEVCSPQKADKELDPDFLTGIDFDDSFSSDAEKHLATVIPDRIISFSNDKTNSGTSSITRKSTDVSFSSAVIKENSATGVMSFSSERISEDSNCVMSTKPNHLQRAEHTETSKMENKNPLMLGVAFKTAGGNVLRVSKTCLSKARALFADLQENLTDKKSSGMQNCENDDKTKQQCSMDSNTGEDDSKFTFKDDCRVGERIQGCFSSRESAVCSDVRVTSIADKDATRIFKDGKMDTAMCQSGFHMASGKGIAISAKYIRQAEAFFNDCDANDQNDGMSVKHNKSIEPFSERADDKKNLSKYKSPRQVKISDEHASGRTNCENVNAGPSAPHTKEPHPDHMKMKSIAFNGRLPSKNAVSFHGNPFSSSKPFSPPLFTTSKNIDSTAIDELSSYDGFCTVSGKKVPVSAEALKKAESLLKEICTLEDANKPLNQKENCPSTEQLTTQTQVSPPRNGGFQTASGNRVVISSAALKKPKSLFSECDEVDDTLCVRPSHSKPPVHGPPPRKDGFLTASGKRVALSSEALQKAKSLFSDISVEIQDGSHTRDSDKKREMMHCSFTAARGEKAHMSQKNPVKEFDSASTKANQETDAFFKDFDMDDNSGMSVICKSVSRSASDKKILSNIKADQIQQGKQIEDTVLPQNTGFQTASGKGVSISSAALKKAKSLFSDCDEVDELGVKPSHFKSPVQGPPPRKDGFLTASGKQVALSSEALQKAKSLFSDVSHSADVSHTKSSDKKQDNGENTDKTHCGFTTAGGQKVHVSQKSLLKARHLSSEFDSVSTKAMQEADGLFKECHMDCNSETSVKCRTIAPLSSDSQKKPDEKLTVNVFERAEHGCTEHTNKQEEPKENALPPLNGGFRTASGKGVAISSEALRKAEALLSECEKIEHKIGSTPPHSKTPLPAPSFRNSGFFAASGKPVTLSSEALQKAKALFGDISLSTDITAVSDTRKNDEKLKDAQNSTDKKHCGFTTAGGAKVHVSKKSLLKANNLLKEFADGECHDSCYSGASPRDTHKLDLLKMTDVNQTTNSDLAAASDMDMPTEESASLVVKSAPTVSFQFQEDKIIPPGTENLHDIPEQEMSCVLDCEINERSTKGPKVVRTDESSALNIQSLNLTGCTETQQKLLAQEALDCTKALLKDESLAGQTLPMTLENMPLEDKPQSSNTSAEDEQRKGKRSVEDADMTSQPPLKRRLLEEFNRTVDEPRGSVLQPVKSCPNGVMRDRRVFKYSASLHPNITGPHRTGKNSIETRFQKTTHQSTPGDSRSAHSKMPAFVPPFIKNTTAETRKNAAVKDEIRTPTAFVPPFKKQRTVVQESSSKPQEEEEKHPHHFAVPSNSCTYVAPSKKTQGARDVTALVDTTSDSTMNNQSLSGGCVSISSGAKVSRVDDTFSRSQEIYQNLQSIELARDMQDMRIRKKKRQTIRPLPGSLFLTKTSGVMRIPLKVAMDGKPQQDTPKNSCMHMESISMFLTSLVRLQSLFASICCSSSKRKRLQMKVVFSSLMEDG from the exons CATTCTGGATGTAAAATATGGAGATGTCCAGCCTCAGAGTCAGGGAAGTTTTG ATCTGCTCCATACTCCTCACAAATCCCCA GTCAGCTTTGCCAAGCATATTTCTGAAAGTCTCGGTGCACAGATCAATCCTGATATTTCATGGACGAGTTCTTTTAATACCCCACCAGCATTGCCATCCACCCTGATTTTAT CTAAAACTGATGAGAGTCCCTGTCCAGTGAGTGTTTCTGTCGACAACACTGTAGTT TTTGTACGGAagctttttccttctctttcaaatGTATCCAAAGTTGAGGCAGCACCACTTAAAAACAATGACATTCCCACTGCTGACCAAG GTGCTGTTTCCTCTGATGACTCCCTTCAGACTTCATTAAACCAAAATGAGGGTGTTTGGCAACAGAAGCTTCCGGATGCAATTGAAGAAGGAGAAGTTCGCACCACAGTCGCAAGTGTTCTTGATGGAGCTGAAAATGTTCTCTCCATTTTCTTCGCTAACAGTAGTTCAGCACTGAGAAAAGTGAAGCCTAACAACACCAAACGGAAGCAAATCATTGCGGCCAAAGAACATGGCTGCAGTTCTACAGACAAGTTGACAACAAACAATGCTGCATCATGTGAAAAGAGAGCAGCTGATCGGGAACCTGGCAGCGTTTCGTCATCCCCGCCTGAAAAACCTGGAGATGCAGGAATCACTCAGTGGTCACCATTGAGCTTATCTGAAATTCCCCCTTCTGCTGttcataataatattttaacagGACAACTAAAGAGTGGCTCTGATTCTGGCCAGCCAGTCATGCCACCTATAAAAACCACAGACTCTGGACTTaataacaaaaagagaaaatttgtTTACACTGTTGGAACCATGAAAACGCAAAGTCAAGGAAATGAAGCACAATCTCAGAAGATGATTTCCTCACCAGGGATTCAAGATTCTG GACAAGAATTGAGTGTCAAGCGGTTGGGGAAAGCCTCGGGTGGAGCAGACTGTTGCAGTACTGGGCAAAAACTGGGAAATCTTGGTGGAGAAAATCTGCCTCCATCTGTACAAGCAAATGTCCACTATCTTGACATGTCTCAGCTTCACAGAGATTTTGCACAAGACTTCAGCCAAATGCCCGACTCTGGTATACTGAGTAAAGTAGCAGAGGATACAAGAACTCACTTTTCTCCATCAGCCTGTCTGTCAGCCATGAAGCAAGCAAAGCAGAAAGCAAAGCAAGGTAGCTCTCACTCTGACTGTGGTGATGTCAGTAGCAGAAGACTTGTTTCAGCCTCTAATCAGAATTTTTCCATCCATGAAGGCACTGTAATTGACAGTGGATTCCAATCTGCTGTTACAGATGTAACTCATACAAGTGCATCTTCATTTGCTGTTCCTTTCTCAGAGAACACTGGCCAAAGTCAGCAATGCTCTGGCTTTAAAACTGACATCCACAGGACTACTCCTTTGCCATCTACAAATAAAGGAAATGGAAAAGTACGTTTGAATGATGAAGCTAAAGCCGAGCTGTCCAGTGCGCAGAAGGAAAGACGGATAGTGGACCCTGGAACAGAGACTGGCTCGCATATGGAGGGAATTGCAACACAGCTACTGAGAAGTGCAAATGGAGCTGTCAGTAGCACTAATTGCATTCCACTAAATGGTCAGATTCATGGCAGTCTGCCAAAACAAACTGCTTTTTCTCTTCCTTCTGTAAGTGCATCAGGATTCAAAACTGCTTCAAACAAGAGTATACGAATTTCCTCGGCTAACCTGGAGAAAGCCAAGCACCTCTTTGAAGAGAGTCAAAATGAAAGGACTTTTCGTGATCAACTTACCAAAAGCGACCATACCACTAAGCAGAAAATTGGCACGAGTAATGGACcagttaaaaacacaacttcTACCTCAAACTTAAATTCTTTAAGTGAAACATCTGGGGATGTGAGTTGCCAGTTAACAGCTTCCCAAAAAGCTGATGTGACAGAACTGTGCACTCTCTTGGAAGAGACAGATAGCCAGTTTGAGTTTACACAGGTCAAAATTCCTCAAGTACAGCAGCATTGTCAAGATGAAGTTTGCTCTCCACAAAAAGCTGACAAGGAACTTGACCCAGATTTTCTTACAGGTATAGATTTTGATGACAGCTTCAGTTCGGATGCTGAGAAGCACCTGGCAACTGTGATACCTGACAGAATTATCTCATTttcaaatgataaaacaaatAGTGGGACATCAAGCATCACAAGGAAATCCACAGATGTGTCTTTCTCCAGTGCGGTGATAAAAGAAAATTCCGCTACTGGAGTTATGTCTTTCTCTTCAGAACGCATTTCTGAAGACAGTAACTGTGTTATGTCAACTAAACCAAATCACCTTCAGAGAGCTGAGCACACTGAAACAAGCAAGATGGAGAACAAAAATCCTTTGATGCTCGGTGTGGCATTTAAAACTGCAGGAGGAAATGTTTTGAGAGTTTCAAAAACTTGTCTAAGCAAAGCTAGAGCTTTGTTTGCGGATTTACAGGAGAATCTGACAGATAAGAAATCCTCAGGCatgcaaaactgtgaaaatgatgATAAAACCAAACAACAATGCAGTATGGATTCTAACACCGGCGAGGATGATTCTAAGTTCACCTTTAAAGATGACTGTCGTGTTGGGGAGAGAATTCAAGGCTGTTTTTCCAGTAGGGAGTCTGCTGTCTGTTCAGATGTACGGGTCACAAGCATTGCAGATAAAGACGCTACCAGAATTTTTAAAGATGGCAAAATGGACACAGCCATGTGTCAAAGTGGCTTCCACATGGCCAGTGGGAAAGGAATCgctatttcagcaaaatacatacGACAGGCAGAGGCTTTTTTCAATGACTGTGATGCAAACGACCAAAATGATGGCATGTCAGTAAAACATAACAAAAGCATAGAACCTTTTTCTGAAAGAGCTGACGATAAGAAAAACCTTTCAAAATATAAAAGCCCTCGACAAGTCAAAATTTCTGATGAACATGCAAGTGGACGCACTaattgtgaaaatgtaaatgctgGACCGAGTGCACCTCACACAAAGGAGCCACATCCCGATcatatgaaaatgaaaagtatTGCTTTCAACGGCAGACTACCTTCAAAAAATGCAGTGTCTTTCCATGGAAACCCATTTTCGAGTTCAAAGCCATTTTCTCCTCCGCTGTTCACGACATCAAAGAATATTGATTCTACCGCCATTGATGAATTGAGCAGTTATGATGGATTCTGTACAGTCAGCGGGAAGAAAGTACCTGTGTCAGCTGAGGCATTGAAAAAGGCTGAGAGTCTTTTGAAAGAAATTTGTACACTCGAGGACGCAAACAAACCACTGaatcaaaaagaaaactgtccaAGCACAGAGCAGCTTACCACTCAAACTCAGGTTTCACCACCTAGAAATGGTGGATTTCAGACTGCCAGTGGAAATAGAGTTGTCATTTCATCTGCAGCTCTCAAAAAACCCAAATctctgttcagtgaatgtgaTGAAGTGGATGATACGCTCTGTGTTAGGCCATCACATTCCAAGCCACCAGTTCATGGTCCACCTCCCAGGAAAGATGGATTTCTCACAGCCAGTGGTAAAAGAGTGGCACTTTCATCAGAGGCTCTTCAGAAGGCAAAATCTCTCTTTAGTGACATCAGTGTAGAGATCCAAGATGGTTCACACACGAGGGACAGTGACAAGAAACGAGAGATGATGCATTGTAGTTTCACAGCTGCTCGGGGAGAAAAAGCCCATATGTCACAGAAAAATCCTGTGAAAGAATTTGATTCAGCTTCAACAAAAGCAAACCAAGAGACGGATGCTTTCTTTAAAGACTTTGATATGGACGATAACAGTGGAATGTCAGTAATATGTAAAAGTGTGAGCAGATCTGCCAGTGACAAGAAAATCCTTTCAAACATTAAAGCAGATCAAATTCAACAAGGGAAACAAATAGAAGACACTGTGCTACCGCAAAACACTGGATTTCAGACAGCCAGTGGAAAAGGAGTTTCTATTTCATCTGCAGCGCTCAAGAAAGCAAAATCCCTGTTCAGTGACTGTGATGAAGTGGATGAACTCGGTGTAAAaccatcacatttcaagtctcCAGTTCAAGGTCCACCTCCCAGGAAAGATGGATTTCTCACAGCAAGTGGAAAGCAAGTGGCACTTTCATCAGAGGCCCTTCAGAAGGCAAAATCTCTCTTCAGTGACGTCAGTCACAGTGCAGATGTTTCACACACAAAGAGCAGTGACAAGAAACAAGACAATGgtgaaaatacagacaaaacacacTGTGGTTTCACAACTGCAGGAGGACAAAAAGTCCATGTGTCACAGAAAAGTCTCTTGAAAGCAAGACATCTTTCGAGTGAATTTGATTCTGTGTCAACAAAAGCAATGCAAGAGGCAGATGGCTTATTCAAAGAATGTCATATGGACTGTAACAGTGAAACCTCAGTCAAATGTAGAACTATAGCACCTTTGAGTAGTGACAGCCAGAAGAAGCCAGATGAAAAGTTGACCGTAAATGTTTTTGAACGAGCTGAACATGGATGCACtgagcacacaaacaaacaagaggAACCAAAAGAAAACGCCTTGCCTCCACTGAATGGAGGATTTCGAACAGCCAGTGGGAAAGGAGTTGCGATTTCGTCTGAAGCTCTCAGGAAAGCAGAAGCTCTTTTAAGTGAATGTGAAAAAATTGAGCATAAGATTGGTTCAACGCCACCACACTCCAAGACTCCACTTCCTGCTCCGTCATTCAGGAATAGCGGATTTTTTGCAGCCAGTGGAAAACCTGTGACGCTTTCTTCTGAGGCCTTACAGAAGGCAAAAGCTCTCTTCGGTGACATTAGTTTGAGCACAGATATCACAGCTGTTTCAGACACAAGGAAGAATGATGAAAAACTCAAAGATGCTCAGAATAGTACAGATAAAAAGCACTGTGGTTTCACTACCGCAGGGGGAGCAAAAGTCCATGTGTCTAAGAAAAGtcttttaaaagcaaacaacCTTCTGAAAGAATTTGCTGATGGAGAGTGTCATGATTCATGCTACTCTGGAGCAAGCCCACGTGACACCCATAAATTAGATctattaaaaatgacagatgTGAACCAAACTACAAATTCTGATCTCGCTGCAGCCAGTGACATGGACATGCCTACTGAGGAAAGTGCCTCTTTGGTGGTTAAATCAGCACCTACAGTATCATTTCAATTTCAAGAAGACAAAATCATCCCACCAGGGACAGAAAATTTACATGACATCCCTGAACAGGAAATGTCATGTGTGCTGGACTGTGAAATAAATGAGAGAAGCACCAAAGGGCCTAAAGTTGTAAGAACAGAtgagtcttcagctctgaacaTTCAGTCTCTTAACCTCACCGGCTGCACAGAAACTCAGCAGAAGCTTCTTGCCCAGGAAGCTCTGGACTGCACCAAAGCCTTGCTCAAAGATGAAAGTCTCGCTGGCCAAACTCTTCCAATGACTTTAGAAAATATGCCACTAGAAGATAAACCACAGTCCAGCAACACATCTGCAGAGGATGaacaaagaaaagggaaaagatCAGTAGAAGATGCAGATATGACTA GTCAGCCTCCCCTGAAAAGACGATTACTGGAAGAATTCAACAGAACTGTTGATGAGCCAAGAGGTTCAGTGCTTCAGCCAGTAAAAAGTTGTCCAAATG GTGTAATGAGAGACAGGAGAGTGTTCAAGTACAGTGCTTCTCTTCATCCAAACATCACAGGGCCACACAG gaCTGGAAAAAACTCAATAGAAACCAGATTCCAAAAGACAACGCATCAGTCTACCCCAGGAGACAGCAGATCAGCACATTCCAAGATGCCGGCGTTTGTTCCTCCATTCATCAAAAATACAACCGCAGAGACTCGTAAGAATGCAGCGGTCAAGGACGAGATAAGGACGCCTACTGCGTTTGTTCCTCcattcaaaaaacaaagaactgtTGTGCAAGAGAGCTCCTCTAAACcacaagaggaagaggagaaacacCCTCATCACTTTGCAGTGCCGTCTAACAGCTGCACTTATGTCGCGCCcagtaaaaaaacacaaggtGCTCGAGATGTAACTGCCTTGGTAGATACTACAAGTGATAGTACAATGAATAATCAGAGCCTTTCTGGTGGATGTGTGTCAATCAGTTCTGGTGCAAAGGTGTCACGTGTGGATGACACGTTTTCCAGAAGCCAAG AGATTTATCAGAACCTTCAGAGCATTGAGCTGGCACGGGATATGCAAGACATGAGGATCAGGAAAAAGAAGCGTCAGACCATTCGACCCCTACCAGGAAGCCTGTTTCTAACAAAAACCTCTGGGGTGATGAGGATCCCACTGAAAGTTGCAATGGATGGAAAACCCCAGCAAGATACACCAAAAAACAG CTGTATGCATATGGAGTCCATAAGCATGTTTCTGACATCACTGGTGAGACTGCAGAGTCTTTTCGCTTCAATttgctgcagttcctcaaaaaGGAAGCGTTTGCAGATGAAGGTGGTGTTCAGCTCGCTGATGGAGGATGGCTGA